Part of the Sulfuricurvum kujiense DSM 16994 genome, GTTGCCGCTAGAAAATTGTCGGCGGCGTTGATGGTTGAAATATACTTCTCATTCGTAAGATTGGTTGCCGTAAGACGAAAGAGGGCATTACGTGAACTCATGAACTGTGCCATACGATACGTCAGGTCAAAATCGACAAGGGTATAGGCATCCACTTTTTGGGTATTCGCGACGTCACCGTAGCGGCTGGAGCTGTATCGGGCACTCGGAGTAAGGGTCCAATCGCCGATGTGATACGAAAGGGCCGCTTTGGCCATGTACTTCGGTGCATCGGGAAGCTGTTTGCCGTCGGTATCGACCGTAGTCGTCGCGCCGCTTTTGAAATCCTGGGTAAATTGATAGCGGTTATAGGAGAGCCCCAGTAAAAGTTCCAACTGTTCATTGATCGGACCGTAGGCAGAGAACTCCGCACCGTAGCCTAACGCGTCACCGACGTTAGCGGGATAGTTGACGCCGAATGACGGATCGTAGATATTGGCCTGTTTGTTTTGGACGAATGAGACGAAAAGGCTCGGATTGAGGGTAAGTCCTCCTATCGTCGTTTTAACCCCTACGTCGATATTGTCGGAAAGTTCAAGATCGAGTTTGTCCCACAGCTGTTGCAAGGTGACATTTTTGGCTTTGAACGTATCACGGTTTGAGATATAGGTTGGAAACAGATTGACATCGAATCCGTAGGTTCGCGAATAATCGATATAGGCGGTTGTTGATGGGGTAAACGCATATCCGAGATAGAGCGATGGGATAAAGGTATGAAACGTTTTCGCATCGACGCTTGCCCACGGATCGATTGCGGTTGAGTCAATCGCTGCATTATAATCGGGATTGGCTGCTCCCGTTTGATTGCCGAATGTATGGCTTTCCAGTGCTCCGAGTTTGAAAGATTGCAATTGGGCTCCGGCGACATAGTTGAAATGATCCAGCGTACCGCTGATTTGGGCAAACGGTGCTTGGAGAATATGGTAGTCGTTGTCGGATAGGACGGCATACCCGTCAAACACCAAATTCCCGTTGACCACTTTGTATTTGATCTGATCGCTCGGCGGCCCGGGAGGGAGCTGTTTGTGGTACCAATATCCGATTTCGGCTTTCAGCGCTTCGGAAAATTCGTGATCGTACGCGGCGGTTGCACCGTAGAGATCGTGCTCCATTCGCCAGTCCATAACACGCTGTTTGGCCGCGGCAGTATCAAATTTAGAGAACCAATAATCCCCTTCGTCTTTTTTATAATACGGTTTGATCGTGAGGGTGTCCGATGAAGTCGGGCGGTATTCGAACTCTCCCAGCAATGCCGTTGTCAGGAAATGTTGTTTGTTCCAGTCGTAATAATCGACATCGTTGGATACGGTCGGTTTGGCGGTTGCAAAATCTTTTGTGAAATTTGATCCGAGATCTTTTGCTTCGTCATACGAGAGGTTGTAATAGTTGTGGTGATCGTCCGAGTTGCGGATAGCGGTGATTTTTGCTTTAAATGCATTGTTAGGAGTATAGGTGAGCCCCAATGTTCCGTTGAGACGTGTAAGATCGCCTGAACCTTTGTTTTTATCGCTGCTAAGATGGGAAAATGAGCCGAAAATCGCGACGTCTCCGATTTTACCGGAGTCTAATCGGACAAAGGTACGCATAAAATCATCGCTACCGAACGATTGAGATACTTCGGCACCTGCGCGGGAACGTGCCGAGAGGAGATTCATATCGACTTTTCCGATAAGAGATGAGAACCCGAGGTTTTTATCCGCAGGAAGATACCCTTTGAGAAGGTCGATAGAAGAGACGTTTTCCATATCGAGAAGCTGTTTTCCGCCTCCGGGATTGCTGGAGATCGGCATGCCGTCGATCATATAAACCCCTCCCGGACCGCTTTGGCTTTTGCCGCGGATTCGGATAGGATCGTGATAGGAGGGTTCGTTGGAACCGGCCTGATCGACCGGGGTAAAATTGACGGAAGGCGAATAGGCGATAACGCTATAGGGGTTCATGTTGGCCTGCGTACTGAGCGTCGCAATGCTTTTGGCACTGAATGTCTGATTAGACCCGCTTATATTGGAATCTGAGATCATGGAAGTGCCGTCATCAGCAGCATCACTGACGATGATCCGTTCAATCCCGAGAGGATCAGCGGTGAGTACCGCACATGCGGCGAGAGAAAGGACAAGTGGTGAAAGTTTCATCGGTTGGCTCCTAATAGGTTTTTGATTTGTTCGTCACTGAGTTTGACATGTAAGAAAAGGTCATAAAACTCTTTGGTTCGCTGATTCAGATCGGCTTTGAACTCTTTGGGATGGAAGAGATGGGCGAGCCATTGAATACCGAGTACCCGCATAAACGAGGGAGGGCGGTCGACCCAGTTAAACGGCTGAACCGGAACCAAATAGATACGCCCGCTTTTGAGCGCACGCAGACTTTTCCACATCGGATCGGTGATGAGATCGTTATACACCGCACGGTTCTGGACGATGATGACATCGGGGTTATAGGCGAGCAGGGTTTCAAAGCTTATTTTTTCAAGTCCCAATATGCCGCTTTGTTGACAGGAGTGGACATTGCGTCCGCCGGCAAAATTCATCGCTTCGACATGAAACGAGCTGTCGCATTCGGTAGAGAGACCGTCCAACCCTTCCGCATAGTAGTAGCGGACCGGTTTGGCTTTGGAGACGCTTTTTTGGACATCTTTGATGATTTTCTCGGAATACGCTGCGAGTATTTCGCCCCGTTTCGACTCGCCGATCGCATTTCCGGCGAGGCGGAATGCACGCGGCATATCGTTAATATGGCGAAAAGGGATCAGGTAAGACGGTATCGCTGTTTTTTCAATCTCTTTGGCAACGGTTTGCACCAGCATATCGTCTTGCCATACCAGTACCAGCTGAGGCTTGTATTTCATCAGGGTTTCGAGGTTAATGCTCTGGCCTCCGCCGTGAAACGATCCTATGACCGGCAACGAGAGAAACCGTTTATTCAAAAACTGCTCATCGGCGCTGTTATTCGGATTTCTGGCTTTAAAATTCAGCCCTATCATCTTGTCCGGATTGAGCGTATAGAGCAGATAGTTCATCGGAGGAGATGAACCGAAAACATGGTCGGTCTGGTCGGGCAATATGACGGGATGACCGTCCATGTCGTTAAGAGTCTTGGCGTGAAGCGTAAACGCAATCAACGCTATACTCAGTATCTGTATAAGATGTTTCATGGGAGTTCCTTAAGATTTTGAGAGTGAAAATACGATAGGTATTTTCAAATAGGCTGTTTTGGAAAGGCTAGGATAATCGCCGCTCAACGCCAAAACGGTTTGAATCGCTTTGGAGTCCAGTAGATGACTGCCGCTCGAGGAAAGTATTTCGGCTTTTTCCACCAATCCGTCCGGTTTGAGGACAAAGGATACGATTACCGTCCCCTCTATGCGCAATTTGCGTGCAACAGAGGGGTAGGTAAGGGAGTTTTCAATCATAGCTCGTATGCGTCCCAGTGTTGCCCCATTGATATCTTCCGATGAAACGTTCGGTTTTGGTAATTCGTTCGTTTGTCTAAGTGTAGATGCATCATGAGGAGAATCATTTGCGATGGGGTTAAGAGCCGAATGAAGCGGCTCTTTTGATTGGATATCCGATGGGGCAACACCGGGACGCACAGGAGAAGTTTGAGGCGCTGACGCCTCGGGAGAAGCTGCCGGAGTGAGTGGCAGCCTCTCCTGAGAAGTCACATGACGGGGAATTGTATCGGTTTTTGATCGTAAAGTTTTCACAGATTCGGCATGGTTGATGATTGGTTTTTGTTGATCGGATATAACATCAGCAGGTGCATAGTCGGCTAACGAGATCAGGATCGGCTTCTTCTTCGGCAACTCTGAGGGCTGGTGGAGTGAAAAATAGAGTGCCGTACTCAGCACGGTTGCATGCACGAAAAGTGATGCGGCGAACGATTTGGCTTTTAAGGCAAAATCGTTTTGTTGTATCTTAAATGATATAACGATGGGATCAAAAAAAATCATCATTTTCCCCAAATCGCGCTGTAGGGGTGGCGTTCGATCGGCGCAACAGTGGTTCTGCGATTAATCATACGGATAGAGAGCGGTTCAATCCAGTTCCAAAACTCTTCAACGCAGCCTGAGGGCATCTTTAAATCTTTAATTGTTTTTTTGTACATCATCAGCCATATTTCACGCCCTTTTTCATCGATCGTAATATGAAAATGACGCATCCGAAGGGCAGGGTGCCCATGTACCGGTGTGTAGCTTTTTTCACCGCCGAGGGCTTCGACGAAAAAATCGGCGGTTTTCTCGGTCGCGTGGGCAAATGCCGCATCATCGGAGGGGAATAGATCGCCGATTGCGCTTTTGCGCAATAACTCATGATGATAACGCACCATTTTGCGGATATTCTCTTCTCCCCATTGCTGAATGAGGATGATGGTTGGAAACGGAACTTCGGGATACACAAAATCGATTTTGGCTTCGGCCGTATGGGGTGTCATACTTGCAGGTTCGAACGGCTTAGTCCCGCACGCGCTAAATAGGGATACCGGTTTTCCCTCAGACATTATGTGTGTCATTTTTTATCCTTTTTTTGTGGTATTGATAGAACATCAGGGGAGACGACAGGCATTTGAATTAACCGCAGACAAACACTCCCGTCGTCTCTACTCATGTTCCATTTGTTTTGATACGCTAATTTGGGCAAAGCTCAAATTAGCGGCAAGGACAATCTTGTCCTTTGCAATCCCCTAAAGCTACCGGCATGTGCCGGAGATTTAAAAAATACGTATTCTAGAAACGGTAATTGATTTCCAAACGCATTTCCTGATTCGATGTTTCAGCTGTCGCTAAAGCTGTCTTATCATTATTTTGATCCATCAAACGGGCTTTGAGTTCCGTCCCTTTCCAGTCTCCGGCAAGTTTGTAGAGAATATCGAAATTCCATTGGTGGGTATCCCCGTTTCCGAAGGCTCTATCCGTCATGCTTTGATACGGTTTTTTGCTCGGATCACGATCGTAATAGGCATAGCTGAGCATCGTACTCATACCCGCTACTATGGCATCAAAGTCATAATCAAACTCTGCTTTATATGCCGTAGTATTGGCATTCCAATCGGTTTGCGTCATGCTTCGCGTATAGCCTTGGGTCGGGAATCCGCGCCACGGGGCAATCATATCTGCACCGCTGTCCGTGTGTGATGTCGCTAGCAGAAATTTTGCTGCACGGTAATTTGCCGTAGCTCTTAAAGCCCAAAGATTGGTATCGACGCTGTTATCACTGTCGTAGTTATTGGTTTTAGGCAAGATAATATCCCCGGCCCCTTTGTCGTATTGCTGCATATATAAACCGCCGAGTCCGAGGATCACATCACCCGCTTCAAACGCGTAATTGGCTTCCAGACGAAGATGATCTACCAGATCCGGCCAATGCATGACCCATCCTTCAAGTTCAAGGTTGTCGAATGAACGGTTTTTGATACCGAAAACGGTGACATCCGGAGCGTCTCCGTGTCTATGAGTAGCGGTACCGTAGCCGGTATCGTAATACGAACTGATTTTAGAAGGAGTATCGAGCGTTTCGGCCATATTTCCGAAATAGTCCATACCGCGTTCTTTGATTTTATCGATATAGTCCAACTGAACGGTAGTGTTAAGGAGATCATTTGAAACAAAATCAACCCCTTCGAAAGCAACCGGGATCATCTTGGTGTCGTTGGGCGACATCCACGGATTACTTACCAGCATGCGGCCCGCTCTGATTTTGCTTTTGGCAATGTCGTATTGCAAATAGGCCTGTGCCAAAACGGCGTATCCGTCGCCATAATCGTAGGCAGAACCCGGGCCTCGTGCAAACAGGTCTTTGGAGGTATTGGCATTTTTGCCGTCTTCCGCATCTGTCCATCCACCCGGATTTTGAGTGGTATAAAGACCTGTTCCGAAACTAAAACCGTACAATGGTGCTGTTTTATAGATCAAACTTCCGCCGACGGCAAAGCCTGTTGCACTGTATTTTGCATCATTATCCCAATCGGTCACAAAATATTGGGCTCTGAGGCGCCCGTCAAGTTTTCCTTCTTTAAAAGCACTGACTAGATTATCCGCTGCCGATGCAAATACTGCCGATCCCAAGAGCAATGCTGCTGCTAAACTAAGTTTTGTCATTTTATATCCTTGTATATTTTTTGATATAACGCTATTGATTCAAAAATTCGACTGTCTATACCGCAAATGTGTCTCTGCCAAAGCAGAGCTGTTTATTTTTTCGGTAAGCCGTATCCGCTCTCTTTTAATATGCTTTGTGCTTTGGCTGATGACATAAAACGTAAGAATTTTTTGGCAGCAATCTGGTTTTCAGGAGAGCCGTTTTTGAGACCTACCATCGCCTGATCGATAGTGTTGTACGATTTTGGATCGACTTCGACCCATTTTCCGACATTTTTCATCTCAGGAGAGAGAACGATCGATTTTGCCATAAAGCCGACATCGACCGCTTTGGTCGTGACATAGCTTCCCACTTGCGAAATCGATTCGGCGGTGACGATTTTTGAGGTTACCGCATCGGCTACTTTATAAAAGCGCATCGTATTCATCGCTTCTATTCCGTAAGGGGCGGTTTTAGGGTTAGCGATGGCAATTTTCTTGACGGCCGGATTCGCTACGACTGTGACCCCTTTGGAGAGATCGACACCGGTATCGCTCCACAATACCAGCGTACCGTAGGCATAGACTTGAGCGGGAGTCGTAGTGTAACCGCCTTGAACCAGTTTTCCCGGAAATTCTACATCCGCAGATAAAAAGGCATCATACGGAGCACCGCTCATAATTTGCTGAGTAAGTTTTCCCGATGCACCGGTGATGATTTTGACACCGATACCGCTCTCTTGGCTAAACGCTTTGGCAATATCGTTCACCGCATATTTCATGTTGGCCGCAGCGGCTACTGTAATCGTTTGAGCCGCAATGGCAGAGGCAAATGCCAATGAAGCAAGAACAAGCTTGAGTAATTTCATCTTCTTTCCTTAGTATCTATTTTGATATAACGATAAACACAAACCAAACATTGCAAAAACGGTTCGCAGAAAAATGCGACAATTTCGTTATGTTTTGTAAGATACAACGAAATTATAAAGTAAAAGGCTTAAAGTTTGTAGGGAGTTGATAAAAATGTGTTATAAAGGAAACAAATTAAGGGTCGTCTTCCGTTCGCTATCAGTTCAAGGAAACATCCCTTTGCATGTGGTAGCATTGTTTTTGGCGAAAAGTGATTGTTTATAGTTCAATACGCTATCTTTAATTTTGAATAATCCTATTGAAAGCGTAGAAAATTGAAAATTAAATATTTATACTTAATTTTTCTCTTTCTAATTTCATTGAATTATTGTCTATTTTTGTCTATGAATGATAAAGAGGTATTACACTCTTTTATTTTTTTAAAATCTATATCAGTTGGTAGAGGCATTCCATTTACTACTGACCATAATACGATTGATGCATCAAAACCATTAAGCCCTAAACCGGTAATTTCATTTGTGATTCTTCTGCACATATTAGCTGCCGTTTCTTGAACAATCTTTTTATCTTTACTTACTAAGCCTACTTGTGCAGAAATATACCAGTCTTGTTGAGAGAGAAAGGCTCTAATTGTATCTAGCTCTTGATTTCCATTGATCAATTTGTAATTTAAGACCTGACCTGCATCTATTTCTTTAGTTATATTTTTTTCAGCGGAAGAACGATTTATTGTACAACGAGGCAATGTATTGGTTGAACAAATTCGCCAATCTGAAAATATCGACGGTCGCGGATAATCGAAAGTTATGGTCCAATTCCCGACATCTAAAAGAGTAGAATTCCAATCATCTTCGTCACTAGGGATGCGGAAGTTCACAACTACGCCTCTCGGCTGATTATTATTTATACTCCAAGTACGTAGGTCTCTATCAGTCCAGTGTTCTTCTGTTATTCCACTTGAAAATAGTTTTGAAATTGCATCATCAATAGCACGTGCTTTGTCCTTTGTTGATTGCTCTGATAGCTGTGTAATAACAGACGGTGCTTCTCCTGTGGTGCGGGCAATACCAAGAGCAATTTGAAGAGCTGCAGCTGCTCCACGGGAAGTATATGATTTTGTTCCATTTACAGAAAGTTTAATTACTGGTACAGAAGCACTTCCGTCAGTTTTTACTAAAAATAGTGGAAAATTTGATTTTGAATGATGAATGACTCTGTTCCATTTTTCCCCGTCAGAGTTGCTTTGATGTCCGATTGTTGCCAAAGGAATTGTAGACTCGAATGCACCTACTGTGACATTTGCAGTTAGATTAACGGAAAAATCTTTTCCTATGAGTGCCCGAACTAACCAAGGTCTTCCAACATAAGGTAAGATATTTGTATTGTTGTTATTTTCTCCATCTGCTGGGAGTGCACTGAAAATAAGTAATCGCGTATAAGCATTAGAAAAAGATGCCCCATCAGGTTTATTGTTAACCCATTCATCGTTGTAGGTACTGAATGGGGTCAGATTTACAGCTTTTGGTGTAGGAAGATTGTGCTCAGGTTCAGGAAATGATGATTCTCTCAATACATCAGAATTAGTATTCAACATGGGAACTATTACAGGATATATTCTATTGGAGTCAGACACTGAATCTCCATTTGTTGGCAATGTAGGAGAAAATTTAGATGATGAACATGAAATGAAAAATATTGATATAAGTAGTAATAATGGATAAAAAAAACACTTTCGAATAGCTGCATTATATTTTATAAAAGAATTTGTCTTTTCGATGTCAATATGAGTTGCCATTTTAAATTCCTTAGCTATTGATGTGAAGTGAAGCAAAGATTTAACAATAGTTTACATTTATTAACATAAGTTATTCTTAACTTATTGTCATAGATATTTATGAAAGTTTGTAGTACGAGTATCGATTTAGAGAATGCAGTAATAAAAAAAGGTAAATTGAATTTTGTCTTTCGTTTGCCATAAATTAGTC contains:
- a CDS encoding ABC transporter substrate-binding protein — protein: MKHLIQILSIALIAFTLHAKTLNDMDGHPVILPDQTDHVFGSSPPMNYLLYTLNPDKMIGLNFKARNPNNSADEQFLNKRFLSLPVIGSFHGGGQSINLETLMKYKPQLVLVWQDDMLVQTVAKEIEKTAIPSYLIPFRHINDMPRAFRLAGNAIGESKRGEILAAYSEKIIKDVQKSVSKAKPVRYYYAEGLDGLSTECDSSFHVEAMNFAGGRNVHSCQQSGILGLEKISFETLLAYNPDVIIVQNRAVYNDLITDPMWKSLRALKSGRIYLVPVQPFNWVDRPPSFMRVLGIQWLAHLFHPKEFKADLNQRTKEFYDLFLHVKLSDEQIKNLLGANR
- a CDS encoding globin, whose protein sequence is MTHIMSEGKPVSLFSACGTKPFEPASMTPHTAEAKIDFVYPEVPFPTIILIQQWGEENIRKMVRYHHELLRKSAIGDLFPSDDAAFAHATEKTADFFVEALGGEKSYTPVHGHPALRMRHFHITIDEKGREIWLMMYKKTIKDLKMPSGCVEEFWNWIEPLSIRMINRRTTVAPIERHPYSAIWGK
- the modA gene encoding molybdate ABC transporter substrate-binding protein; its protein translation is MKLLKLVLASLAFASAIAAQTITVAAAANMKYAVNDIAKAFSQESGIGVKIITGASGKLTQQIMSGAPYDAFLSADVEFPGKLVQGGYTTTPAQVYAYGTLVLWSDTGVDLSKGVTVVANPAVKKIAIANPKTAPYGIEAMNTMRFYKVADAVTSKIVTAESISQVGSYVTTKAVDVGFMAKSIVLSPEMKNVGKWVEVDPKSYNTIDQAMVGLKNGSPENQIAAKKFLRFMSSAKAQSILKESGYGLPKK
- a CDS encoding energy transducer TonB, translating into MMIFFDPIVISFKIQQNDFALKAKSFAASLFVHATVLSTALYFSLHQPSELPKKKPILISLADYAPADVISDQQKPIINHAESVKTLRSKTDTIPRHVTSQERLPLTPAASPEASAPQTSPVRPGVAPSDIQSKEPLHSALNPIANDSPHDASTLRQTNELPKPNVSSEDINGATLGRIRAMIENSLTYPSVARKLRIEGTVIVSFVLKPDGLVEKAEILSSSGSHLLDSKAIQTVLALSGDYPSLSKTAYLKIPIVFSLSKS
- a CDS encoding TonB-dependent receptor; the encoded protein is MKLSPLVLSLAACAVLTADPLGIERIIVSDAADDGTSMISDSNISGSNQTFSAKSIATLSTQANMNPYSVIAYSPSVNFTPVDQAGSNEPSYHDPIRIRGKSQSGPGGVYMIDGMPISSNPGGGKQLLDMENVSSIDLLKGYLPADKNLGFSSLIGKVDMNLLSARSRAGAEVSQSFGSDDFMRTFVRLDSGKIGDVAIFGSFSHLSSDKNKGSGDLTRLNGTLGLTYTPNNAFKAKITAIRNSDDHHNYYNLSYDEAKDLGSNFTKDFATAKPTVSNDVDYYDWNKQHFLTTALLGEFEYRPTSSDTLTIKPYYKKDEGDYWFSKFDTAAAKQRVMDWRMEHDLYGATAAYDHEFSEALKAEIGYWYHKQLPPGPPSDQIKYKVVNGNLVFDGYAVLSDNDYHILQAPFAQISGTLDHFNYVAGAQLQSFKLGALESHTFGNQTGAANPDYNAAIDSTAIDPWASVDAKTFHTFIPSLYLGYAFTPSTTAYIDYSRTYGFDVNLFPTYISNRDTFKAKNVTLQQLWDKLDLELSDNIDVGVKTTIGGLTLNPSLFVSFVQNKQANIYDPSFGVNYPANVGDALGYGAEFSAYGPINEQLELLLGLSYNRYQFTQDFKSGATTTVDTDGKQLPDAPKYMAKAALSYHIGDWTLTPSARYSSSRYGDVANTQKVDAYTLVDFDLTYRMAQFMSSRNALFRLTATNLTNEKYISTINAADNFLAATGTASTYQSGAPFGLFGSINLKF
- a CDS encoding OprD family outer membrane porin — its product is MTKLSLAAALLLGSAVFASAADNLVSAFKEGKLDGRLRAQYFVTDWDNDAKYSATGFAVGGSLIYKTAPLYGFSFGTGLYTTQNPGGWTDAEDGKNANTSKDLFARGPGSAYDYGDGYAVLAQAYLQYDIAKSKIRAGRMLVSNPWMSPNDTKMIPVAFEGVDFVSNDLLNTTVQLDYIDKIKERGMDYFGNMAETLDTPSKISSYYDTGYGTATHRHGDAPDVTVFGIKNRSFDNLELEGWVMHWPDLVDHLRLEANYAFEAGDVILGLGGLYMQQYDKGAGDIILPKTNNYDSDNSVDTNLWALRATANYRAAKFLLATSHTDSGADMIAPWRGFPTQGYTRSMTQTDWNANTTAYKAEFDYDFDAIVAGMSTMLSYAYYDRDPSKKPYQSMTDRAFGNGDTHQWNFDILYKLAGDWKGTELKARLMDQNNDKTALATAETSNQEMRLEINYRF